In a single window of the Helicoverpa zea isolate HzStark_Cry1AcR chromosome 9, ilHelZeax1.1, whole genome shotgun sequence genome:
- the LOC124633289 gene encoding uncharacterized protein LOC124633289: MDYTTFVIIFIVCIDHGDGHWKERDKEKLRHDIELYKTMAEKIEREIESFYDEYPEERYKGDNVDRIHYKRVTNILDRKKETGNDEHNDKVEQNFLYANASDVTSNMPSKHSINQHDNVKFEILNKDKPNKPSALNSPWPKFEDILLAMGRKYDWKNDRWIKVKEKLKIANNEEEMIARGDNNSIEYHEKHKFSYRIVKLNKSKSRRNVVVAVSAVR; this comes from the exons ATGGACTATACAACATTTGTCATTATCTTCATAGTGTGTATTG ATCACGGTGATGGACATTGGAAAGAAAGGGACAAAGAAAAGCTTCGACATGATATTGAACTGTACAAAACGATGGCAG AAAAAATTGAGCGCGAGATAGAAAGCTTTTACGATGAATATCCAGAGGAGCGATACAAGGGGGATAATGTTGATAGAATACACTACAAACGTGTTACAAATATACTGGATCGTAAAAAAGAAACGGGGAATGACGAACACAATGATAAAGTAGAACAGAACTTTTTATATGCCAATGCTAGTGACGTAACTAGCAATATGCCTTCGAAACATTCAATTAATCAACATGATAACGTtaaatttgaaatattaaataaggaTAAGCCTAATAAACCGAGTGCATTAAATTCACCTTGGCCTAAATTTGAAGACATCCTTTTAGCTATGGGAAGAAAATATGATTGGAAGAATGACAGATggataaaagtaaaagaaaaactaaagATAGCCAATAACGAAGAAGAAATGATTGCAAGAGGAGATAATAATAGTATTGAATACCACGAGAAACATAAGTTCAGCTATAGAAttgtaaaactaaataaaagtaagAGTAGAAGAAACGTCGTGGTCGCGGTATCGGCTGTGAGATAG